One Archangium violaceum genomic window, CGAGGGCCAGCTGGACGAGTGCGATCTGACGCTCAGGGACTTGAATCTCATCGCGCAGTCCTTCCTGCACACGCTGGAGGGCATCTACCATGCGCGCCCCGAGTACCCCGCGGGAGCGCTGCAGGCGGGCCCCAAGGGGCCGGCATTGACGGTGGCGGCGGGGACGAAGCAGGACGGCAAGGCGCGCCCGGCGGGGACTGGCACCTGAGGCGCGCGGCCCGAGGAGGCCGAACGTGGTGAAGCTGCGCAAGGGGAAGATCATCCCCCGCGAGGATGGGAAGCGCGTCGAGGAGTTCGTGGGCGTGGCGACGACGGGCACGGACTCCCTGTCGGTGGCGCGGATGCTGGCGCCGCCGGGCTGGTCCGCTCCGGCGCGGACGCCCGAGTTCGACGAGGTGGTCATCATCCTCAAGGGCGAGCTGACGCTGGTGGTGGACGGCCGGCGCCAGCTGATCGGCGAAGGGGAGCTGGGGCTGGTGCCGAGGGGTCGCCGGGTGGTGTACCGCAACGATGGGCAGGGCGCGTGTGACTACTACTCCGTCTGCGCGCCGGCCTTCCGGGTGGAACTGGCGCACTTCGAGGAGGAGACGAAGGCGCCCGCGGACAACCGGGTGACGGTGCAGGTGGCGCACCCGCAGGGCAAGCGCTTCTCCAAACAGGTGACGGAGCTGGCGGAGACGTTCCTGCGCAAGCTGGAGCTCTCCGGGTGCGAGCTGTCCATCTCGCTGGTGGGCGATCATGCGATCCGCCGGCTCAACCGCACCTGGCGCAAGAAGGACAAGGCCACGGATGTGCTGAGCTTCCCGGCGGGGGACCTGCCCAAGGGCACGCCCGGGCCGAGGCAGCTCGGGGACGTGGTCATCTCCCTGGACACGGCGAAGCTCCAGGCGAAGGAGTACGAGCGCACGCTGGAGTCGGAGGTGGCGCGCTATCTGGCGCATGGGTTGCTGCACCTGCTGGGCTACGACCACGAGCGCCCCAAGGACGCGCAGAAGATGGCGCGTGCCGAGGAGCGGCTCCTGGGCGAGAGCGGGATGGTGGGCGACGCCGTGGCCCCCAGGGCTCGCAAGCTCATGACCTGAGTGGGTCTGCTCGCCAGTTTCCTCCAATGGCTGTTCGTTACCATCTCACGGGAGTGGGATTGCTGTAGTGAAGTACCTTTCCGGTGAGACTGGGTGTGGAGGGAGCTTCTCTTTACGTGTCACGTCGCGGTTGCTAGCCTCTGAGAAAGGACTGTCGGCGTGATCGCGCGAAGGTGCCTGTTCCAATGCTCCAGCCAAGAACTCAAGAAGAGGCCAAGCGCCTGACCTGGCGGGTCTTTTTCACCTATCAGCTCAACCTCGTGCCGGCGCTCGTGCCGTTGGTCTACACGGTGGCGCTGGTGATAGGACTCACGGGCGAGGAAGGCGTGCTCGCTCTGACGTACATCATCCCACCGGTGAACGCGCTCGTGGGTATGCTGGGTCCCTGGTTCGCGGCCTACAAGATTACGAAAGGGGCTCTGATCTCCGTTCCCGGCGAGCCGGAGGAGAGAAGGCTCGAGCGTATCCTCAAGGCCCCCCGGGCCCTTGAAATGGCCTGGTCCTTGTTGGTGTTGGCTGGGACTGCCGGGTTCATCATCACCGCGTGCCTCTGGTTCAACCGGAGCTTGTGGACGGTGTTCTGGGGCGTGTTCGTGACGATGATGTTCTGCCAGCTCGGCATGCTGCAGGTGCGCATCAGCCTCGAGCGGCTGTTCCGTCCGTACGCGATCGAGCTGTTCCATGCCAATCCCAAGGCGAAGCTTCAGGGCGGGGGATTGCTGTGGCCCCGGCAGCGTTGGTACCTGGGCTATGCGTTCGGTCTCTCCACCATCACCGCCGTGGTTGTGAACGGCACCATCGTGGTGCGTCAGGTCTACAACAAGTTCGAGCAGTTGATCGCCCAGAGCTCGCAGCTCGACTCCTCCCAGCTCTCCACCCTGTTGCAAGCGGCCCGGTCGGAGCTGGTGGCCGATTCATTCCTGCCGCTGCTGCTGATCGAGACCTACCTGCTGGCGAACGCCCTGCTGGCTGGCGTGCGTCTGGCTCGACACCAGGCGGAGGGCATGATGGCGGTTCGCGAGTCCATCCTGGGTCTGGCGACCGGGGCTCCCAAGCTGCCCGAGTGGTTGTCCACGGACGAGATTGGCGATCTGTCTCGCGCCACCGCGAACGCCTTCGATCAGCTCAAGTCCCTGTCGCTCTCGCTCGCGGAGTGGGCGCGCCTGCTGGGCAGGTCGGCCGAGGAGCTCGGGGATTCCAGCAGCAAGCAGGGGACGATCCTCACGCGGCAGGCCGCGGCTCTGCAGGAGACGCAGGTGACCGCGCAGGAGATCAAGCAGACCTCCGCGCTGGCGGCCCAGAAGGCCGAGGCCGTGCTCAAGCAGGCGGAGCAGGCCGATCTGATCCGCCGCTCCGGAGAGGCCGCTGTCGAGCAGAGTCTCGATGGCCTCAAGGTCATCCGCGAGCAGGTCAAGGAGATGGAGAACCGCATCAAGGCGTTGGACCAGAGCGCGCGGCAGATCGCCAACATCACCACGACGGTGAAGGATCTGGCGGATCAGTCCAACATGCTCGCGCTCAACGCCGCCATCGAGGCCGTGCGCTCCGGAGAGCATGGCAAGGGCTTTGGCATCGTCGCCCGGGAGATCCGAACGCTCGCTGACAAGTCCATCAAGTCGACGAACAACGTTCGTGACATCCTCTATGACATCAGCTCGGCGATCCGTACCACCGTGCAGATCACGGAGCAGGGGAGCCAGAGGATCGAGGAGAGCCTCGAGCAGGTCCGGGCCTCGGGTAACAACATCGGCCAACTGTCGGTGATCGTCCGCGACAACGCGTCGTCCGTGAAGCAGATCTCCGTGGCTGTCACCCAGCAGAACTCCGGCATCGAGCAGATCTTCCAGGCGGTCAACGAGCTGTCGAAGATGATGGACGAGACGTTGAGCGGCGTCCGTGCGTCGGATAGTGCCATGAGCCTCGTGCGCGAGGTCGCGGCGAAGGTGAACGACTTCGTTGGCGCCTATAGCTGGCACGAGATGAGCGCGAAGAACTCCACCCAGATGTCAGAGGACGTTGTTTCCGACATCGCGCCGGTCGGGGGCGTGGATGGTCGCTCTCGGCCAGATGTTCTGAGGTAATCCCATCATGCCCAAGGCTCTCCCCAGGCTTCAGGAGCCGCCGCTCATTGGTAGCCTCCGGTCCTTCCGGAACGAGCGGCTCGAGCTGTTCAACCGTGTCCGGCGCGAATGTGGGGAGCTTGGCCTCTTCAGGGTCGGCCCACTCTCCATCATGCTGGTCAACTCCTCGCGGGCGCTCCAGGAGGTGACCT contains:
- a CDS encoding methyl-accepting chemotaxis protein, giving the protein MLQPRTQEEAKRLTWRVFFTYQLNLVPALVPLVYTVALVIGLTGEEGVLALTYIIPPVNALVGMLGPWFAAYKITKGALISVPGEPEERRLERILKAPRALEMAWSLLVLAGTAGFIITACLWFNRSLWTVFWGVFVTMMFCQLGMLQVRISLERLFRPYAIELFHANPKAKLQGGGLLWPRQRWYLGYAFGLSTITAVVVNGTIVVRQVYNKFEQLIAQSSQLDSSQLSTLLQAARSELVADSFLPLLLIETYLLANALLAGVRLARHQAEGMMAVRESILGLATGAPKLPEWLSTDEIGDLSRATANAFDQLKSLSLSLAEWARLLGRSAEELGDSSSKQGTILTRQAAALQETQVTAQEIKQTSALAAQKAEAVLKQAEQADLIRRSGEAAVEQSLDGLKVIREQVKEMENRIKALDQSARQIANITTTVKDLADQSNMLALNAAIEAVRSGEHGKGFGIVAREIRTLADKSIKSTNNVRDILYDISSAIRTTVQITEQGSQRIEESLEQVRASGNNIGQLSVIVRDNASSVKQISVAVTQQNSGIEQIFQAVNELSKMMDETLSGVRASDSAMSLVREVAAKVNDFVGAYSWHEMSAKNSTQMSEDVVSDIAPVGGVDGRSRPDVLR
- the ybeY gene encoding rRNA maturation RNase YbeY; the protein is MKLRKGKIIPREDGKRVEEFVGVATTGTDSLSVARMLAPPGWSAPARTPEFDEVVIILKGELTLVVDGRRQLIGEGELGLVPRGRRVVYRNDGQGACDYYSVCAPAFRVELAHFEEETKAPADNRVTVQVAHPQGKRFSKQVTELAETFLRKLELSGCELSISLVGDHAIRRLNRTWRKKDKATDVLSFPAGDLPKGTPGPRQLGDVVISLDTAKLQAKEYERTLESEVARYLAHGLLHLLGYDHERPKDAQKMARAEERLLGESGMVGDAVAPRARKLMT